Genomic DNA from Torulaspora delbrueckii CBS 1146 chromosome 8, complete genome:
GTTGACTTTCGAGACGAGTCAATTGCAAGGTGCTAAGGACATCGTTGAGAAGCTTGTTTCTTTGCCTTTTGCAAGAGTCCAGCACAGAATCACTACACTTGATGCTCAACCTGCATCTCCAAGTGGTGATGTGCTAGTCATGATCACCGGTGATCTActgatcgatgaagagcaaAACCCTCAACGTTTCTCCCAGGTGTTCCACTTGATCCCAGAGGGAAGCTCTTACTATGTCTTTAATGACATCTTCCGTTTGAACTATTCCGCTTGAAGGGGCTTCAGGGGGGAGGGTCTTTATTGGGCCATTGTATACCTTTCTAATACAGAATATATAACTGTGTGATTGTGACGAACAGTCAGACATCGGTGCTTCTTTTTCTCTGTTCAATGCTGATAGATTAGCTCTTTAAACTCTATTTCATAACTCCCCCTTTTACTCTTTAAAACATCTAAGTTGAGTATAGAGAAGTGCTCAATGTCATCT
This window encodes:
- the NTF2 gene encoding Ran GTPase-binding protein NTF2 (similar to Saccharomyces cerevisiae NTF2 (YER009W); ancestral locus Anc_7.155), translating into MSLDFNALAQQFTEFYYNQFDSDRSQLGNLYRNESMLTFETSQLQGAKDIVEKLVSLPFARVQHRITTLDAQPASPSGDVLVMITGDLLIDEEQNPQRFSQVFHLIPEGSSYYVFNDIFRLNYSA